In Brassica napus cultivar Da-Ae unplaced genomic scaffold, Da-Ae ScsIHWf_834;HRSCAF=1189, whole genome shotgun sequence, the genomic stretch GGACTGTCATTTCCCGCTTCGGCCGCTTCAAAAACCTCGAAGGATTTCTATTTTAAGGCTGTTGATGTCTAACGACCACACCGTTATATTCTTCAAAAGTTCTTAGTGCTCTTTTTGTACCGTGTTTTATATTAAGTTATGTAATCGTTGTGTTTCTTTGATTTAGCTCTGGGTGGTAACACTTACCACGCCGTTTATGGCTCGGGCGAGGAGACTTGAGTGGAACAAAATccaacaaatgaaaaaaaagtaaaaaagaaaacctAGTGAATTGATAAATGTAGTCGGGTAGGCCAAAAAGGTCTCAACCAAATACACaagaaaatgtatatatttcttGTGGGGTTAATCAATTTACTCTAACAATTTCCTCACCATTGAatcaaagaaaaagaagcaaattAGATAAAAGAGTCACGAGCTGCTTACCAAATCCccgaaaataaaagaaagctgATAAACCAAGCGAGAAAATTGAAAATCACGTCTTCTTTTTTCTATTACAAGTTTATAGCCTTAacgaaataaattaattaagggGTACCAAATCATTAGCTTTCAACAAAACGTGATCGTTGGTTTACGATCACTTATAAAGTCAGACCTAAAATGTGCTATTGGTACATGACGTAAACCATATACATTAGTTATATCATGCAAACCCTAATGTCATTACCTAACTATACTTTTGTTGATCTCTTCTTAGTTCTTACCCTTATTAAATGTGAAAAAAagattcttcttattctttccaTCCTTTTCTGTGCCTTCGGTTCTCAACTAAACTCATTTAATCTAGCACACAATCTATAATATTATACTATAGTTATAAATTATTACACATATAATATATGGTAATATAAATGAGATAAATAACTGAGTCATTTAATGGTTTTATCACTAAATGGTACTACTATCTTCTTCCCCTTGCCCTCTCCCATATActctcataattttattaaatcctTTGACTTCAGAATCTGAACATTCTTTAATTTATCTCCAAACGAATTGTTTCCACAGATAGAAACTTAGCCAAATTTTCAAATCCCATTCAATTATATAGTATACACTCTCTCAACAGTCTCCATTAATGAGGGTTGCTGCTTCTGATGGCTAGCAGTAACAGTTTTTATTTTCCTCcacttgttttttcttcttaatgccgtcttctctctatatatattttcccaAGAAAGCCATATCCTTTTGTATTAAACTTTGATTTAATCTCAAACTCTAGTTTCGGAAACACCATTCAAATTCCTTAACTTTCCTCGAAAAAGAAACAACCATTTCATTTCCATATTAATCAATCACAACCTCCAATTACTATTTCAAGAGAGAGGAAAATCAAGTTGACCCTTTGGCCTCAGATATGGATGTATCCAATACGATGCTGCTTGTAGCGATCGCTGCAGCTTACTGGCTATGGTTCAAGCGGATCTCACGGTGGCTAAAGGGTCCACGTGTCTGGCCGATACTGGGCAGTCTTCCGGGTCTGATCGAGCAGCGTGACCGTATGCATGACTGGATCACTGAGAACCTCCGTGCGTGTGGCGGTACGTATCAGACATGTATCTGTGCAGTGCCTTTCTTGGCCAAGAAGCAAGGTCTCGTGACGGTCACTTGCGACCCCAAGAACATTGAACACATGCTCAAGACCCGCTTCGATAACTATCCTAAAGGTCCCGCGTGGCAAGCCGTTTTCCATGACTTCCTCGGCCAAGGCATCTTCAACGCTGACGGCGACACCTGGCTCTTCCAGCGCAAAACCGCCGCTCTTGAATTTACCACCAGGTAGATTCTTGATGGCACCGGTTCACTATTTGCTTAATTcatgcatgtttttttttttaaaatgtcgaagtaattaatttatgcacactattttttttaattcaattatCCGGTTTTATTGGTGTTTTGGTTTGGTATATTAATATGAACTGCTGGCTAAATAATTTGCAGGACGCTGAGGCAAGCCATGGGTAGGTGGGTAAACCGGGGAATCAAGCTCAGGTTCTGTCCGATTCTTGAAACGGCTCAGATCAAATGCGAGCCGGTCGACCTCCAAGACTTGGTTCTACGCCTCACATTCGACAACATTTGCGGTTTAGCGTTTGGAAAGGACACTCGAACCTGTGCGCCAGGACTTCCCGAGAATGGATTCGCTTCGGCTTTTGACCGAGCCACCGAAGCTTCTCTGCAGCGGTTTATTCTGCCGGAATTCCTGTGGAAGCTCAAGAAATGGCTGGGGCTCGGCTTAGAAGTCAGCTTGAACCGGAGCTTGGGAGAGATTGATGGGTATTTAGATGCAGTCATTAATACACGTAAGCAAGAACTGCTGAGTCAGCAAGAGAGTGGGGTCCAGGGACACGACGATCTCCTCTCCCGTtttatgaagaagaaagatcagAAAGGTCAGTCTTACAGCGAGGGTTTCCTGCGGCACGTGGCGCTTAATTTCATACTAGCTGGTCGTGACACGTCATCAGTAGCACTGAGCTGGTTTTTCTGGCTCGTCACGACACATCCAACGGTGGAGGATAAGATCGTGCGCGAGATATGCTCCGTTCTGATCGAGACACGTGGAACCGACGTCTCGTCGTGGACGGAGGAGCCCTTAGGATTCGATGAGGTGGATCGATTGGTTTACCTCAAGGCGGCGCTCTCGGAGACGCTCAGGCTTTACCCATCGGTGCCGGAGGACTCGAAGCACGTCGTGAACGACGATATTCTGCCGGACGGAACCTTCGTACCGGCGGGATCGTCGGTGACGTATTCGATATACGCGGCGGGGAGGATGAAGACGACGTGGGGAGAGGATTGCCTGGAATTCAAGCCGGAGAGGTGGATCTCGCCGGACGATGGGAAGTTCGTGAACCACGATCAGTATAGATTCGTGGCGTTTAACGCCGGACCAAGGATATGTCTGGGGAAGGATCTAGCGTATCTCCAGATGAAAACGATAGCTGCGGCGGTTTTACTCAGGCACAGACTGACGGTAGCGGCGGGACACAAGGTGGAGCAGAAGATGTCGTTGACTTTGTTCATGAAGAACGGACTTATGGTAAACGTGCACAAGAGAGATTTGGAAGGCATCATGAAGAGTCTCATAACCAAGGAGAGTAAAGACATCATTGTCCTCAAAAAATACAACGGCGTAATTGGCGAAGGCATTTCCGTTAATGCAGCTGTGGCTGTTGCGGTGTAGGCCTAGTAGCGTCACAGCTTATCGGGTTTATCATTGATATTCTttatactatttattaaatacatACATTTTCGTCGGGGTTTTGTGATTGTGAGGTGGTAAAAAGTCAAAGAAATTGGTTTGGTTGTGTGATATGAAACTTGTTACTTGTTATAATCAAAACAAAGGTAATGGTGTGgttacttttgttttcttttgtaaaagCTTTTTACATTATAACTGTTGTTCTTCTCACCAAGAATAGCAAATCATTTAGCATTATTATGATCTCATGACTATCACAGGGCTAGCTGGGCACATTTATCCAAAACAGAAGAACCAAACTGAACCCAAAAACGAAGTTCAGTTCAGATTTGGATTTAGTAATTATACTAGTAGATCCTATATATGTAGAATTTAAAATCGAAACCGAACCGGTACCTGAAtatctttaatataatttatatgtttataaatattaactatatttaactttaaaataatcaaataatttaaaaacaatatttacaaatcgaatctaaatttttatttgaaaacccaaaaacatatatgatatttaatttgaaacctgatttttttatatctttttatccaaattaaacaaaaaccgGAATCGAACTGGAACATAATGGGATTCGCTATTATTTCAAGTATAAGCCGGTTCCCAACTTTGTTACCcaaccgaaccaaaaaccaaaatgacTAAACTTTCTAAATAACCCTAATGGATCCTAAACCTAGGAATCGAACCGGTACCGAGCCAAGAACTGAATGCCCATGGCCCGAGCCGGCCCTTAACGGAAGCGTACAAAGCACGTGCTTCCGACCGTGAGATATTAAGTAAAATACCGGCCGCATTTTGTCAAAAGTTTCTTCAGCCAATTTGGTGATGGTGCAATAGTTCGCTTGACAAAGTCATTGGTTGAAGACCTTGTGTCtacattttttacaatttttttatttttaatatttaacaggccaaaaaaaattatttggctTGTAGCCCAAATATCCCTAGGACCGGCTCTGCTCATGGCTAATCACAACAaatttaaagaagagaaaaatatataatgctTTCTTCACACGTAACCAGTCCACTGCAGTAATTTCCTCTCCCGTTGCGAACAAGTTCCAGACTTGAGCTCCAAATAAATAAACTGCTACTTTGagctaggggtgggcgttcgggtacccgttcgggttcgggtcggatatttcggattttcgggtatttcggtatagaggtgtagaacccgttcgggtatttttgtacttcgggtcgggttcgggtatttttagttcggattcggttatttcggatcgggttcggatatttagattttgaaaaaaaattaaaattttcatttctcaagtttcttgtatttaaaaatataactttcagttaactaatttttatttctaatagattgaatggttaatagatttggacataacattttaaaactaaaaagacactaatttagttattttttaaaaattttggatgtatctttttgttaatttttgaaataaaaaatttgacatgcattttaagtgaatagcaaatcatttttttccgtaattgtatgtatatcatatgaacttaaagtatgtgtagtatcaatataaatattttatataaaatgagagatataaactagaaatataaggttaattatacatatgttcggttatcttcggatatccattcgggttcgggtattacccgttcgggttcgggtatccaatctctccttattcaatacccgttcgggtattttgctacttcggtttagatttcggttcgggtttttcggatcgggttcgggtgccacttcggatatcgggtaaagtgcccacccctactttGAGCACATCGCCTCAAGAACCTATAGTATGGATTGACGTTAAAATAACGgagaaattttaatattatcttTATTCCAACACATAATTAAGATCTAAATAAATACTTGAATTTTGCTGAACCCGATATCTGCTCCACTTTAAGTAATATGTACATAATCTAAGTATATCCAGATTATGAATACTATAGATACCTCGTTGGAGGATGTAGCCAGTAGCCGCAGTGCCAAAGACACCAGCGAGGACTCCTGCTGTGTTTAAAAGTCCTAAGAGTACACCCTGGAAGGATCCACGTTGAACATAGTTATTGCAAACAAATCATTTTCAACCTTAGATGTTTGGTAACAAAAGTAATGGAATGGAGGAACTACTGTTTATCTCACAGCGTAGCGTGTGGGGGCAATGTCTTGATTATTAGAGTAGAGACCCGACTAGGAGAATGCTTCAGAGCCCTGCTGGGGACAGCATGAGTCTTTATGTCAGAGCTAGACACCACTTTTGACTGGTTCTAAGTGAGACAACTATCAGACATTTGCATTTAAGATATGTCCAATTATAGTTGCAGGTTTGCAAGTCTTAAAATGGCATCAGTTTTGAAACACTCCCAAGCTGTAAAATGCATAACTCTATGGCCACTCTGAATCCATTTAATCATATGATGCCTTACCTGACGGCACGTCATGCAGAGAACCGCCACTGCTGGAGTTTTGACACGGTTCAGCTGAGACAAGAAGAATAAAGTAGGACCCAGAGAGCCCATTGATTGCATGATCTGCCACATTGAAGAGTTTATCAGCAGAAAGAACTAACAAGTATACTTTTGAGTAGCCTTGAGACACATAATTGACCCCGAGAACATATAGGTTTCCTAAAGGCTTATTTGTTTGTTAATTGAAAGCATCATATAGTAAGTTTAGCCTTAATCGGCACTTGagatattatgaaaatacatttaATGGTCAGAAAATACAATTGTGTATTTCTTGCTTCTTTCTTTCCGAACGGCAGTAATAGAAAGACCTCTGCTCATAGGAGTATCACCAATCCAACCTCcaatatgaacgaatatagcCATGGTAAACCATGGTAACACGCGTTGGAGCCCCGATGGTAATATGTGGACATCCATGTCCAGTGTTGGGCCCTCACCTAAAGCTGGGGAAGCAACTGCTTTAGGTGCCAAACTAGGATAAATATTAATGGGCGCCACaatgtataatatatttatgtatccCAGTAGTTGTAGAATGCTCTATTGCATGTTGGATCTTGAGTATGAATCTGGATGGGcgctaaaatattttttgctttagGTAGTAGTTTACACTGGGCTGGGCCTGTCCATGTCAATTGTATGAATATTCCTAATATGGCAGAAGTGGGATATTATGAGAGCCCGTACAGGGGGTTTAATCTAGAGAGTGTCAACTTGCATGGGATAATTGTAACAAGTTCATGTAGTTTGCTACATCCGAGTATgaccttcttttcttcttcatttagCTGAGGGTCATCATTGGGAGAGCTATATGCCTCAGAGGaaacaaaagaagtgtttaaacaAGCATTATGTTCGAGCTTTTCTAGATATTAGAATCTTGGCTAATGTCATAACTGGACTGAGAGCTGCTTATAAATCTAGATATTGTATTGGCCTGAAGCTGCTTAAGATGTTCCCAAACGTAAAATACACTAATAGGTGTGAGCACCAAGCCCCggctttaaaaaataatgggccctatgcatatttttttttctaacaatgGTGAGCTAATTTAAAAATTGGATCcttaatttttaagaatttcAAAATAGAGGACcttaaattagtaaaaaaaattaaaccaatgATGTGGATCCCTGTGCATTTGCACTGCTAACACACCATCCGAGGCGGCACTAGTGAGCATGGTCACAGTCATGAATTTCATCCCAATATTCTCCTTCAAGTATCTACAAGGAAATACTAGCGAACAGATCATGAGGCCGAGTATCGCATGGGTCGATTAGGTCAGGAAGTCATTGTTGAGTAAAAGTCTTAAGGATCATTATCATGTTAGGATTAGGTTTTTGGGACTAACCTTGTAGACGGAATCATTCGCCTCACTAAGAAATTGTATAGTTGCCTATGCCTCATTTAATGTGGCAGGTTCTAAAGATGGTTCGGGTTAACGCAAGACATCCTAGTCATTTGGGTTTAGTATTGTATATGATcaacattattatatttaaactacaATGTATCAAATCCATTATGATTAATAAAATGCGGCCATATGGCTTTCTTTTCTTCCGTGTATTGATTGAGTAGTTAAAGAATCTTTGGTTGAGAACCTCACTTGAATATTACTTTTAAACAGGATAAGGACCTAAAATATAACCGACCAGAACTGGATCGCCTATCTGCTCGAGCTGTTTGATTCCGGTTCAGACTAGCGCCTGGGTCGGGTCTTACAATCTGGCCTTTTTGGCATCATCTCTTTTATCAGATCTATTTTCGGTAAGGACGTTTGATGCTCGACCTTTGGGTTTCAAGTCGTAACATTATGTGTGAAGCTTCGGCAAGGTTGTGTTGTTCATTGGTGTCTAACTGATGGGTTTCTTCGGATTTCTTGGTAAAGACTATAGAGCTTTAACTCAATCGCGTTTGGTCTTTGAGTAGTTTGATTTTCAACCGTTTTTACGTCGGCTGCTCGGGTGGAAATTCATTTTCTCGTGGCTTCAATTAGTTGAAGCTTGTTCTTGAGTGGTGGATGCTCTTGGTTCCTTGACGGAACCTGTCTTGGAATTCTCTTTCATCTATAATAATTTCGACCTTCAGTATCTTCCTGCTTATGGCTTCCCTCGCCGTCTTGCTTTGCTTTTTTTATTAGTTAGTCTGGTCCAGAAAGTCTCTGTAATCTAGTTCCTTCCTTGTCTTATGTTATGTTAGTTGCTTAGTAGAATTCATATATGTTTGGCTTCGGGGTAGTGTTTATCTTGCCGGCTGTTGGCTTTGAAAAGGTGGTGTACCTTTACCGACTTAGCTATGTACCAATCGTTTGTATGTTAACTGTTTTAATATAATCTTTAgatgacaaatttttttttacaaacaaCCAAAAATACACCAGCTATACAGTCACCCTATGCATGTCAAAACAGCAGCAGCCATGGCGCACCCTTCCTACAGCCAAAACACTCAGCAATCTATGTGGAAACATAATCGATGGGGACAATAAGAAAAAATCACAAATTTTTGTCAAGGATAAGGAAATCTCGGGTTGGCTCTTTCGGacattctcaaaaaaaaaaagtttcacaaACCACACACAATTAGGGAGCtgccaaaaatattaaaccaatTACGACTTGTGTCGTTCAAACCAAATATCACTAATTATTATAATTCACATCCCATTCAGTGCCTACAAAGTCcatcataaaatcatattgCCAACCAAAAGAAACAACCCACTATATAACACAAGCACAtcataaaatgtaaaaacacATCCCACTATATAATAGGGACTAATTTTGGATGTTCTGAAGGGTGCCACCTAGGCAAAAT encodes the following:
- the LOC106435771 gene encoding cytochrome P450 86A2-like, with translation MDVSNTMLLVAIAAAYWLWFKRISRWLKGPRVWPILGSLPGLIEQRDRMHDWITENLRACGGTYQTCICAVPFLAKKQGLVTVTCDPKNIEHMLKTRFDNYPKGPAWQAVFHDFLGQGIFNADGDTWLFQRKTAALEFTTRTLRQAMGRWVNRGIKLRFCPILETAQIKCEPVDLQDLVLRLTFDNICGLAFGKDTRTCAPGLPENGFASAFDRATEASLQRFILPEFLWKLKKWLGLGLEVSLNRSLGEIDGYLDAVINTRKQELLSQQESGVQGHDDLLSRFMKKKDQKGQSYSEGFLRHVALNFILAGRDTSSVALSWFFWLVTTHPTVEDKIVREICSVLIETRGTDVSSWTEEPLGFDEVDRLVYLKAALSETLRLYPSVPEDSKHVVNDDILPDGTFVPAGSSVTYSIYAAGRMKTTWGEDCLEFKPERWISPDDGKFVNHDQYRFVAFNAGPRICLGKDLAYLQMKTIAAAVLLRHRLTVAAGHKVEQKMSLTLFMKNGLMVNVHKRDLEGIMKSLITKESKDIIVLKKYNGVIGEGISVNAAVAVAV
- the LOC125606290 gene encoding ascorbate transporter, chloroplastic-like, which codes for MAIFVHIGGWIGDTPMSRGLSITAVRKERSKKYTIIMQSMGSLGPTLFFLSQLNRVKTPAVAVLCMTCRQNQSKVVSSSDIKTHAVPSRALKHSPSRGVLLGLLNTAGVLAGVFGTAATGYILQRGS